In one window of Ovis aries strain OAR_USU_Benz2616 breed Rambouillet chromosome 5, ARS-UI_Ramb_v3.0, whole genome shotgun sequence DNA:
- the LPAR2 gene encoding LOW QUALITY PROTEIN: lysophosphatidic acid receptor 2 (The sequence of the model RefSeq protein was modified relative to this genomic sequence to represent the inferred CDS: inserted 1 base in 1 codon) has protein sequence MGQCYYNETIGFFYNNSGKELSSHWRPKDLVVVALGLTVSVLVLLTNLLVIAAIASNRRFHQPIYYLLGNLAAADLFAGVAYLFLMFHTGPRTARLSLRGWFVRQGLLDTSLTASVATLLAIAVERHRSVMAVQLHSRLPRGRVVMLIVGVWVAALGLGLLPAHSWHCLCALDRCSRMXPLLSRSYLAVWALSSLLVFLLMVAVYTRIFFYVRRRVQRMSEHVSCHPRYRETTLNLVKTVVIILGAFVVCWTPGQVVLLLDGLGCKSCNVLAVEKYFLLLAEANSLVNAVVYSCRDAEMRLTFRRLLCCRCLRPSTHESVRYTASTHTGASTRIMLPENGHSLMDSTL, from the exons ATGGGCCAGTGCTACTACAATGAGACCATCGGCTTCTTCTACAACAACAGCGGCAAGGAGCTCAGCTCCCACTGGCGGCCCAAAGATCTGGTCGTGGTGGCGCTGGGCCTGACTGTCAGCGTGCTGGTGCTTCTGACCAACCTGCTGGTCATCGCAGCCATCGCCTCCAATCGCCGCTTCCACCAACCCATTTACTACCTGCTCGGCAACCTGGCCGCAGCTGACCTCTTTGCCGGTGTGGCCTACCTCTTCCTCATGTTCCACACAGGCCCGCGCACAGCCCGGCTGTCACTCCGGGGCTGGTTCGTGCGGCAGGGCCTGCTGGACACGAGCCTGACGGCCTCCGTGGCCACACTTCTGGCCATTGCCGTGGAGCGGCACCGCAGTGTGATGGCCGTGCAGCTGCACAGCCGCCTGCCCCGAGGCCGGGTCGTCATGCTGATTGTGGGCGTGTGGGTGGCtgcgctggggctggggctgctgcCCGCCCACTCCTGGCACTGCCTCTGTGCCCTGGACCGCTGCTCTCGAA GCCCCCTGCTCAGCCGCTCCTACCTCGCCGTCTGGGCACTGTCCAGCCTGCTCGTCTTCCTGCTCATGGTGGCTGTCTACACCCGCATCTTCTTCTATGTGAGGCGGCGAGTGCAGCGCATGTCCGAGCACGTCAGCTGCCACCCCCGCTACCGTGAAACGACGCTGAACCTGGTCAAGACGGTTGTCATCATCCTAG GGGCGTTTGTGGTCTGCTGGACGCCGGGCCAGGTGGTGCTGCTCCTGGATGGTCTGGGCTGCAAGTCCTGCAATGTCCTGGCAGTGGAGAAGTATTTCCTACTCTTAGCCGAGGCCAACTCTCTGGTCAATGCTGTGGTGTACTCCTGCCGTGATGCTGAGATGCGCCTCACTTTCCGCCGTCTCCTCTGCTGTCGGTGCCTCCGCCCATCTACCCATGAGTCTGTTCGCTACACAGCCTCCACTCACACAGGCGCTAGCACCCGCATCATGCTTCCTGAGAACGGCCATTCCCTGATGGACTCCACCCTTTAG